GGAATATTCCAGGTGGGGACACTGATGCTTTTAGTCATGATATGAAAGTTATTCCAGGTCTTGGCAGTCACGTTTGGAAGATTTGTTATCCCTTCTTTGAATTTCAGTCAGACAAGTTAACCTGTCTGATTTCCTTTAGCATTGGCTGACAGAGATCATAGGGGTTAGGTAGTGGAAATCCCTGGCATATAATATTCCGTTTATTGCTTTAGCTTGTGGAAATGTATATCATGTATAATATAATTGGATGTATTCCTGAGGGATCAGTTGGAGAATCAGCTGCAAAGGGTATGAATATTTTCTGAATTTGATAACTTCTTTCTCATTCATTTTTATGATAATTGATAGTCTTTTAACATGTTTTTAAATGCCTTAATATTTCAATGAATATCATAATAATTAGGCTTCGCATGCCAGAAGCCCAGTGAAAATCAAGAAACAGTGCACGTAGCTTGTGTAGGTTGGGTCTCTTTCCTCCACACTTCTCAAATCTTCCTTCATAGGTACAAGCACTTCACCCAGCATTGCGTTATACAAGCCAAGCGCAGCTCTTATACGTCTTAAAAAAGCTATGTAGGCTTCTACTTCTATACTTGAAAGTGGCTTGAGATGTAGCTGCAAAGAGAAAAAACTAAATTCTCTTGTTGTAAAATAAACGGTCAAATTAAGTAAATATTACTTATGTCAAGAAAGTTTTATTGAAATATTGTTACAGCAAGATCACAGGTGCAGAGGCCAAGGGCCTCATCACACCAGCAAAGGTTAGTTTTTGTTTTGAAAATGACTTTCTTAATAAATCGGTGGTTCTCATAATAGTGGAGGCAAGGATGTCTCATCGTACCTTTGCCAATGGATTTTGGTTAGGACTATTAATTCCTTAAATAGATTTTGTTATTTTACATTGTAGCCTTCTTTATTGATTTTTTATGCTGATCATAATTAAactttatatttttcattttaaaaaatcCAAGTTAACTTTATAACCAAAATAAATTAAGCATCTATAGATTTAATgtgataataaatttttaaaatttaaataaattttaattttttcatttaaataaatattgaaaaaaacataaaaaaatcaAGGGTTACCACTTCGCTCTTTTGCCTCATTGACCCTTTTCTCTTTCACCTTTTCACTGATTCTATCTTAGCTGCATTCCCCTTTTAGGGACAATGTCATATCTTTCTTTGGGGCAGGAGATTGAGAAGGATAGAGAAAAGGTGCATCTTTGGGTTCGATCGCAGCGGGAACTAGCCTAGAGGCTCCTGAATTTGCTCCTATTTGCCAGTCAATTGATATGCACTGTTTTGCTGTGGATCCAGTACACAAGGATTGGTAAAAAATCTTGGACATTTAGTGCTCTCATACAATTGTTATGCACAGTTTAATACAAAATCATCTGACTAAAGaactttaaaatatttttgtagGACCAGATTTTTTTGGAGTCTAGACAAGGCTACACTCTGCATGGAAGGGCTTACTACCAGTGTAAGTCTACCAGAACTTttattgtttcttttttttttttttttgggaaaaaCTTTTAAGCTCTGTTAATTCTGCGATCATGAGGATTTAAAGTCACTGTTTTTTTGTCTTAGGTTGGCATGCTATGAGGTTTGGCTCGAGTGTTGAAGCTTAAATTATGTCCAGTGCTAAGCTTACTAGATAATGCTATTAGAATCTTAAACAATTTTTTCCCTATTATGAGAACTCCTTGTGCTCTCTCCAGAGCTGAAGTGAAACCATCATATTTGCTGTTTTATGCATTGCGGAAATTGTTGAGCCAGCCTGTTATGACTTTTAATTTATAGTTTAATTGTTTTTCAGAAGATATGTGTTATAGACGAACCATGTAATTTGTATTTTTCCTATAATTTGATGCAGATGCACACTTATTAATCCTACATCACAATTGCCTATGTATGGTGCTTGGAGAATTTAGGCTGCTATTAATTAAATGACTATTGCAGTTTTAAATATTTCGAGTGCTGTATGTAATTAGAATTCTTATTGGGATCAAAGTCAATTTCCATTTGTTGTTTTTTATCCTCTTTAGTTATTGGTTTCTTAAGTGttattgacttttttttttttttgttaatgtaGGCCCTGTAAGCTATAATGAGTTTGGTTTTGATGATAGCAAAACTTAATGAAGTATATATTAACCCTTTGTGCAAAagtatttgaagtgattttataGGTCATGATATGCAAAGACATTGATGGAATGATTATTTCATTGAAATGGCTGATATAAAAGGAGATTATTATCTTTAATAACACAAGATGAATCAAAGTCCATCAAGAATTAAGATAGAAATTAAGTTTTTAGGTCTATTGTACAATATTTGAGAGATTATGCCATGTAAGACCTAAAAacaattttgtttttagattcAAGAATTTAGAAAGTGTTTTTACATCATTTTTAAGGTTTTTGAatgatcaaaataatttttatgaacttgcttcaaaaactcaaaatttcaaattttaagtcaGACAGTAGCTAAATTAATTAACTAGTTTTGTTGGCTAAATTTTTCTTCGTTGGCTAAAATTTTCTATTTTACGAAATTAGTTAAccagtgaaaattttagttaactattttcATGCTCTGACCTGTCACAACTCTGCTGCACGACTTTCAAACAGGCAACGGCtagtttttttaaaattaaagagcGGTTAGATACACTCTCTAGCAGACGTTTTTTGCAATGAAGAGCACCTAtaaaagacatcatttactacAATTTTATCTAATAAAAGTATTCATATTCATTGAGAATTTATTgtactatttttaaaactttcATTCAAATACTTTTGAGCTTGAGTGGTAGATCTACTCTTTCAATCTTTTAGCATTAAATTCTGTGTCTAAGAGTTATTGAAAGTGATTTCATCTACATCAAAACCTATTTAAAGTTGTGTAAGTGTAAGGACACACTTGtggaaggttttcaagcaccttgtgaagcgtgtgaaaggttttcaagcaccttgtgaaacttgtggtcttTTGTGGGAAGTAAAGACATTGTAAAGTTTCTCAAGCACCTAGGAAGCTTGCTAAGATTGTAAAGACTTTGAATCTTGCCTGTTGAAAAAGATCAAATAGTGGAGTGACTCTTAAAGTGGGACTTTGAGAAGAGTGAATGTAGGCTAAGAGAGCCGAATCACTATAAACATTGTGTTTGATTCTCTTCttcccttaactctttaattttcagtattttgtttctctgattatatattgaatgtgttgagaatttgtttTATTGAGTTAATACTGAGCTTGAACAATTAAACCTATAAATTCTGATTTATATGTGAAAAGATACACTTGATGTTAAGTGATTATTTTGTGTATAAGCTGCTATTTGTACATAACTTGTTTGATCACTTAAATTACATCTTAAAAATAGAGTTATACACATACATAGAAATTCAAAGCCATAATTTTTCATTGAGTCTTGAGTAAGGATTGAAAAATTATCTAaagtgtccaattcaccccctTGTCACTTTCTTTGGGACAACAGTTGACAATTGGGCCCTTTTGTTCGGCGGCTGCTATCATCATCGATGATTTTTGGGGTGTTTTTACTATTTCTTATGGCAGTCTTTTAAATGGATTTCAACCTTATGGTTCTTTTTTTTCCTTGACTTGTTTCTGTTTTGGATGTCATTGTTTTTTTCCCAGTATATTGGTGCTAATTTTGGCTATTCCCCTTCTTTTTTGGGCAGTTTAGATCATTATTAGTGGTTTTTAAGGTGTGCTGGGTTTTTTTACACCAATTTTTCTTAGTGTAGCTAGCCACGAATTGTGCTTTTATTGCatcttaaataaattttaatgctttatatatttttttaaaactttTGTATAGTCAATAATTAACACATGCCGTACTGCCCATATTtgattcttgaaatttaattctttttttagaAGTTGAGTTTGCTCTGCTGTTAAAATGAATTAGTGGCCCTGCAGATTTTtgtagtttttattttttatacttatttatataattttatacttACATAAGTTATATATTTATCCTCTTAAAATGTATTATTATTTATATCTAtgcgtaataataataataataataataataataataataataataataataataataatattgaagaaaaaaaaagtaattttaaaacttatttattgtatttttcaATATTcaataagtattattaatttttttgaaaataatGAGAATGTTATTGTAGAgattatttatgtatgttataactgcattatatatatatatatatatatatatatatatatatatatatatatatatatatatatacttctaaTAAGTTTATAAATTTTCATTGCATATATTATTTTAAGATTAATGATTAAtgagttaaatttataattataaaattggaATTATAAGATTCTTTTTTtggtaataattatataaattatcataGTAATTTAacgattaaatatttaatataatacataattacaaggaAGTTGTGCAATATTAACGGCAGCAACGCATGATAGGAATAAAATGTAACTAATACTTtcaaactgttttttttttttaattttttttttccttttcttgcgTTCCCTTTCGTTCTTATTGTTTTAAAAAGCACAAAAGTTCATTTAAGCCCCttacatattttaaaatttttatatttgaatATGGATCTAATACAATCTATATCACTATCCCTAAAATATATGTATACTTAACCCATTAACTCAGGTTATGGATAGCTTATGGGTCAAAACGTATTAGTGGTTCGGCCATATTATTCGATCAAAATATAGTTTGACTATATATTATTCAGTCACATATTGTTCTGCCATACATTGTTTAGTCATGAATGATTCAGTTAGAAGATAATTCAGCCACACATTGTTTGGCCACAAATGGTTTAATTAGAAGTTGGCTTGGCTACACATTGTTCATTTACATATAGTTCGGCCAAAAGATGGCTTGACTAGAAGATAGTTTGATCATACATTATTCAACCAAACAAATGACTCATTCAGCTACATCGCTCATTCATATAAATGGCTCATCAGTTACATTGCTCATCCAGATTGAGGGCTCATTAGCCACATTTGCTCTTCCAAATGACTCATCAGCCACATTGCTCATCCAGATGAATGGCTCATTCACCATGTCACTAATCAAGAATATATGGCTCATCACATTGCTTATCGAGATAGATAGCTCTTGCTCGTTCATAAATATTTGTCAAAGATGACAATCCCTATCTTTATAGGATTTCAATCTTACTTTAATAGAATGCCACTTGAATAGGAATTAACCACTTTCTAATGACTATATAAAGGTATCACATCTTTTACGGTAAAGTATGTTATTATTTCCAATAACGTTTACATACTATTCTCCTCTTAGTTTTAACTTGAGCATTGGAGGATTTTCGTCATGCTTTTTCTTTGTTTTGTAATTTCCATGGAACACAACAAACATCCACGTGTAAATAAAACTGCGACCAAACTGATAGTCTGGTTTACTGCGAGGGTAAGAATGCAACAAAATAGGAAAATGTCAACTGCTATGAAAAGCATAGTCAAACACCCAAAAATAGGGAGGAGAGAGAGATATTAGCCAAGTCATCGTCTTCAAAAGCCACGAGAATTAGGAAAAAAGCATTGGCCAAGTCCTTGTCTCCTATACCAGTAGACTGGTTAACTGGTTTCACATTACTTGAACACAACCACTCTACGATGAAAAGCAGAGTCACACACCCAAAAatagggaggagagagagagatataTTAGCCAAGTCATTGTCTTCAAAAGCCACGAGAATTAGTAAAAAAGCATTGGCCAAGTCCTTGTCTCCTATACCAGTAGGCTGGTTGGCTGGTTTCACATTTCTTGAACACAACCACAAATTAAGCATGTTTTGTTTCCTTTGAAAAATACCCATCTCCTTCCACCTTCGCCTTAGAAAAGTAAACAAACACAAAATTTCTAACTGATCTACCAATATTTACCTAGGATGCATTTCACAGATTCCAACCATTAGAATTCTAAAGCTAATTTACTGTGTTGAGCCGAAACTCTAATCTTCAAGAAATTAATTGGGACCAACACATTGCCATCACAACACATGCCAGAATGAGATTAAGAACTTAGAGCGAGAAGCAACCATTCGTTCTCTCTCATATGATAcctaaaaaggtaatttggatttTCTTTCCCAACTCCCAATAGCCCAGATGCGTAATATCTGTATTATTCTACATAACTGTGCCATGTGTACAACATCATGGAAAAAAATAAACTGCAAGATATTTTCATTCCTTTAACTAGACGCACTAGAATGTGAAGATGGGCTCTCAACCAGTTCTGTCAGCCTGTGATGGTAAAGATAGGTCTCCCGGCCGTTATCTTGAGTTTGAGTTCAGCAAGCAAAATATGACAACACAAGGTTGCCAATATTAGGAATTGATACAAGGGGTTGCGACTAAACTGCAAATAATTTTCCAGTCTGTCTTCCTAATCTAGGTCCCAAATTGAAATTTGAACTATCTTTTGGTTTTATAGTCCAAGTGACTTGTGATATCGCAGAAGCTTTTCATCCAGACTTTGCTTGGAATATGCTTTTTCCTTTTTCTATGTGAGCTTATTCATTATTGATAAGATTTAGTCTTTTTGATGCCTCTGTAGAACGGAACAcgccaaaaaagaaaaaaaaaaaacataaaagaagcAGGCTAACAAGCCTGCAGAGTAAGACCAATTATAAGCATTTTAATATCAGAATTTCGTACAACAGTCAGCACTAAGAAGAAACCAAGCATTTCTTGTTACCTAGcaaatttaattttcctgcaggTAGATGCATAGTACATAAATAAATTGAGTATCAAACCCTGAGAATCTGAAGCTTGGTAGAGAAGGCAATAGCAACCCAATCAGGCTGAGAAGAAGACCACTGCAACTGCTCAATTTCAGCCCCTGCGGTGTAAGCCAGAATGGGATCCAATCCGCCCTCGACAGGCTGCCCCATTGAAGAGAGGTCCCAAATCAAGGCCTGGGAATCATCCCCAGCAGTGCAAATGTGGCAAGAGCTGTGAGGGGCCCAAGCAATGGCATTGACACTAGCGTGGTGCCTCTGCAACTCCACCACGGGGAGAGTCGGGAAGCGGATATCCAGAACAACCACCTTGGCACTATCCATGATGATGGTGGCCATGTACCTTGGGTCCTGCTTGTTCCATCCTAGTCGAACCAAGGGGGTGTCCGGCTCCGAGCTCTCGTAGATGATGGTGGAGTGCTCCTTATCGCGAAGATCGAAAACTCTAACGGAGCCGTCGGCAGAAACGGAAGCGAAAACACCGACGCCGCCCCAGGCGATGTCATAAACCTCCTTATCGTGAGCGATGAGCTGAGTATCGACGGTCTCCCGCTCGATATCCCAGATAGTGCAGGTGGTGTCGATGCTCGAAGTTCCGATGCGCTTGGG
This Hevea brasiliensis isolate MT/VB/25A 57/8 unplaced genomic scaffold, ASM3005281v1 Scaf1, whole genome shotgun sequence DNA region includes the following protein-coding sequences:
- the LOC110648088 gene encoding WD repeat-containing protein LWD1, encoding MGASSDPNQDGSDEQQKRSEIYTYEAPWHIYAMNWSVRRDKKYRLAIASLLEQYPNRVEIVQLDDSNGEIRSDPNLSFEHPYPPTKTMFIPDKECQKPDLLATSSDFLRVWRIADDQSRVELKSLLNGNKSSEFCGPLTSFDWNEAEPKRIGTSSIDTTCTIWDIERETVDTQLIAHDKEVYDIAWGGVGVFASVSADGSVRVFDLRDKEHSTIIYESSEPDTPLVRLGWNKQDPRYMATIIMDSAKVVVLDIRFPTLPVVELQRHHASVNAIAWAPHSSCHICTAGDDSQALIWDLSSMGQPVEGGLDPILAYTAGAEIEQLQWSSSQPDWVAIAFSTKLQILRV